A stretch of DNA from Ptychodera flava strain L36383 unplaced genomic scaffold, AS_Pfla_20210202 Scaffold_31__1_contigs__length_3010019_pilon, whole genome shotgun sequence:
tgaaaaatagaaagaaagatAAAAGTTATCTATTGTTTTGAAGCAGACTTTAAAAACCTTGCTGGGTTGTAACATTTAACCGTATATCATATTTCAATGGTGAGctagaaacaatattttaactgacattctcacaaaaaaaaaagcaaaaccaATTATATGAGGAAAAAACAGATAATAGTACTCATGTActattacttttcatttttcctTAAGGTTATTGTGTGGCCAGATTACCAGCGACaacatgaaatagcacaaaatTTTCAACTGAATTATGGCTTCCCTGGAGTAATTGGTCTCATGGATGGCACACATATAAGGCTTGCTGCATGCATTGCTGGAGACCAAGATTTCATTAACAGAAAAGGATATCCATCAATGCAACTTCAGGTAAGTGAGcctcaaaatttttacaattattttatacaGCCAAGGTTGAgacttattttaaagttttcacAGCAAAGCTgtaaacaaaaaacattttcaatcgGGTTGCAGGGCCATATTTGagagtgaaagggttaattttgCCTTTGTTCTCAAATGATTTTAACGTTTTCTTGCAAATTCAAATGTTGAATCAACTGTCCTGATACCACTGTTTGTCTGAAATACACCATTATGTTTAGTAAGTACAAAACCACATGTAAGTAATGAAATCATTTTCTATTTCCagattgttattgatgacaaaatgCAAATCATGAGTGCATATAGTGGATGGCCTGGCTGCACCCATGATGCACGTGTCTTCAGGAACTCAGCATTGTGTGACAGAGCTGAGCATCATAACGCTGTAATGCCTGAAGGATTCATGATTGGTGATTCAGCTTATCCTCTGAGAGATTGGCTCATCACACCATTCAGAGATAATGGCCATTTGACCCTTCAACAACGGCGGTTTAACCGGCAGATATCTTCCTGTAGACAGAATGTAGAACGAGCGATTGGTCATTTGAAAGGTCGCATGCGCAGGCTTCGAGAATTGCCACAACACAGTGCAGAAGATGTGTGCCGTACTATCTTTGCTGCCTGTATCTTACATAACTTGTGCATTATGCATGAAGATGATATTGAAGCATATATTGACATGGACTCGGAATTGATACAACATCCAAATCAATTTGAAAACATCCATCAAAATGCAGCAGATGGTATCGCCAGAAGACAAATGTTAATGAACATGTAAACTTTGAGCAATACACAGTGTGCCTTCTAAGCCTGTTTGGCGAGTCATGACTCCGAAATTTTCTCTTTGAcccaataaattttcaattaaataAGAAATGATATATGGTCACTCAAgaaaaatgcacaaattttcAAACTGGCTCAAAAGTTTTCTGGAATCCTTTTCATAAGAGGACACaatctatacatgtatattaatgtGGGTGGTGttttaaacaaaatgttttcCCACAACACATGATTCACTTACATTGATCAATTTAATGTAAACGATGTCAATACTGGGAAACAACATAACATCAACTCAGTGAAATATCAATTAACTTTTTACAATGAAACTGACAGTAGGTAGGATGTACTTCAACAGTGAAATAACAAcaacttttttttcacattctttCCATGACAgtgttaaaatgaaataaattcatGTAAAGCTCAAATCTTCATAAATACTGAATTTGCAATTTATTACAATGGCACCAATATACCGGTACAccatataattttcaagtgatagtTCCACCAGTGATATATATAGTTAGTATCGTTGCtcaaatacaataaataataataatcatttacagatataaatataataaataatctataataaataaataaatctgtCATTTGAAATATTCTGCGTTTATAAAgataaatatattaaataataaataaataagtaaactaGTCATATGAAATATTTATCTGTGATTTTCTTCAAATCTTTTAAAACACAGACTTTCACAATGACATATTTCAtgagatttgtaaaattttcttaaGTCAATAAAATCATTACAAATGTTACCcaatttttgctttgtttttaccAGAGCTGCTTGAGTGGCTGAGTATAacataaaaaataccgtcaaggacactatgtgctcataTTCGGTTTGAAtcggtccattcaagaaatgtttaaaccaggaaaaacaagaatgacaaaagcaaataaggtctccaacttaggtactggaggtcatctttacgaacgtgcatatcaacttctatagcaatgggataagcagatcctaaatacataagcaacaatcaaaaaaaaagacagagaaggcttcacaaaaagaaaaggtgggagtgggcaaaaacatgtacaagggatctggtaaaaaagtaatgctacctcatcaatattctagaccctaccccttcctgaatatcaaatgttccaccccttggtattacataaggccagatgacaggaaaggtatttacaaccttgggaattttttaattaatgcgatgagtgttatcattctaatgtaaacagcacttaagttagttacagagaTAGTGGAATGCCTTTTACTGtcggcggtgattacaacatctggaattatccttgatccaaatttctcatcagttcttgtgtgtcatacatagaaaagttgcaaaaattggttcacagtgaaaaaattcacctcagctttgttttctggatcaacttttcctacaaattgataccaaatatgacaaaattatgttcacagcctttgcAACTATCtgacaacatatcctgggttggtgtaggtcatttaaggtcacaaactgagaaaattacctaaaatatacaaatttggggctttcccaacactttgagcaaaaaatttatctaataacatcccttgggactttataccaaattacaaagctatcaaacaagtaattttgagaacaagttttcttgaccaaaatgacaatattgtcttaaaaatacaaatttgtatatttcaggacaatttccacatatctaactattgtcatctctgtacatctgtgtaccaaatataaaagctgtctgtccaggggctttaaaaagaaaacgctgtttaagattttttgaccaaaaatgacaaaattgctccaatagtaattttcccaattttgtcataatttcaaaaaattagaagagtaacaccctggcaaacatccaatccaaatttgagagcgactGGAttggcagtttcagagaagaagaatttttactgaaaatgagaaaaatcaccaaaaaattcagcaaaactaaaaaattaatgatatcttcacaatattcgtaaaactgtataaggttcacgtAAGGTACTtgcaaataaattttcaaagcaatcaaaacagccgttcttgagttattaattcttgaccattttcacattttgtaagctcatttgcataattttggcaatgcagacttcatttgaagtAGTTGAAGTTCtctttttataatatttaaatGTGAACAATCAcgccaaatgtgagctaaaaattccaggtaatgtccctttaaacttGCCTTGGATTTGATTAACACAGTCAAAACAAAGAATCATGTCTTACAGCACTTTTAAACTTATCATCAAGGTATCACTATGTGTATgcacttgtgtgtgtgtgtgtgtgtgtgtgtgtgtgtgtgtgacctTATCTATTTATTGTTATTGATTGATTTTTCATACAGATCAAGCATTCTGTCCATTCGTTGCATTTTTTGGTCATGTTGTTGTTGCATCAGAGACAACAGCTCATCATTCTTGTCTTCCATTTTGGACACCACAGTAAACAGTCTATCTTGCATAGACATCCTGTCCAATCTAGCCTTTCGTTTTTTAGTTGGTTGGTCTGGTTTTGATCTTGTTTCTGGAATAGTGCCACTAGAGTCACTGCTTAATGCATCAGAGTCAATAGTCACAGTTGGATTTGTCCCCTCTCTGTGTCCATACAAAACACTAAATCTTTCGTAGTGCCTGCATGTTCTTGTCTGTGTACCAGTTTTTTTTCTACCATCAACAAATTCCATGAAGGCTTTTTTCAGGTTTTTCCATTTGTCTTTGGCTTGGGTCTTGGAGATAATGACATCATGTTTGGCCATATCAGATACTACGCTTTGCCACAAAGAATCATGTCTTACAGCACTTTTAAACTTATCATCAAGATCTGCTCTCAGTGATACAAGAAGAGTCTCTTCCCTCTCCGTCCATATGTGGACCTTGTCATTACCTCTGGCACTGCTTGTAGGAGGGGAAGTCAGTTTTGGCTGGGGTTCATCTGTTTCCTTTTCTTTTACTACCTGTTGATTAGCAAGTTGATTTTCTGGCATCATCGGTGTACCTTGTTTTTCTGTCACGTGTTCActcttctttttttcattttgcatttgTTCTTCCCTTGGTTCCAGTTGTTCACTTGGACCATCTTTACTACGTATCAATTGGTTTATAATAGCCTGTTTTGTGTTAGCATCTGAAAAAAAGTTAGGGTTAACAGCTAAAAATACGTTGATTAccagaaacacaattttttgggggggagtAGAACAACACATTTTTCCCTTAGCCCAAGCAAAACAAGGTCAGATCAGTCAAAGGGAAAAGAGGAAAAAGACACTAACTATTACTCATTTTAAACAAATTGATAATAATATAACAGAACTTCATGACCTCTGCACGTAATCTGTGACGTGCAAAATTTATTTCCATGAGTGAAGCGGCCATGTTCTGCGGCGGTATTTTCACGAGCACAGCGACAGCAGAATAAGCTGTGTAACGGGTGGAAATAACTTTTGTACGTCACAGATTACGCGCAGAGGTCATGAAGTTCTGTTATTATTGCATATGTCctctcaaatttgatgaaaattgaattgTCGGCAGTGACGTACAGATAGTTGCCACAGTGAAGAGGTACTGATGCTGCAACCGCACAACGCTCTACGATTGGCCCAGTCACACACAAAGTGAGGTCATGTTAGGTCAGTTCGTCAGTCCTTTGGTTAGCTTTGCTATATATCGTGCTGCATGCTGGCAAATACAACGAATATTTGATGgaagaaagtaaatttttggtaAAGTTAGAGGCTCCCGAATATCTGCGCTTGCTATTTTGTTTTTAAGACAGCAGATTGGAAGGATATAAGAATTACATCTACTTACCCAGTGTTGGTGAGGTTATAAGATCTGCAATCTCTTTTTCCACTCTCACAGATCTACTTTCACTGGAATTGGGTTGCAAAATCCTAATTTCAACACTGTGAAATAAAGAAacttatttaaaaatgaaatgtcGATACTGATAAGAAAGTTGGTTTCTCGTTGTCCAAAATTCCacaatacacaaagaaaaatatgagtaaggccaaaaaaaggaaaaactgttctggtcattgacatatGGTAGAAATGATGCGGCGATGCATTGTCTAAATGAAATTcggtacattttttcattttttccaaaaggGGAAacggtaaaaggaaaaaaacgcTGACACGCACACATTTATTTTAAGTGTAGTTATGGGTCAACAACCCTACTACAAGCATTTTCTCgtagtttttgtctttttttcaggcttatttttgtattcatggTTTGTTGTGGGGGAGTAGGCTTCAACTACTTGCACAGAAAAATTGTATCAATGAAAACCACTCAAAATGACACAGAACTGCCTCAAAATGACACACAACTGCCAAAATGTCACGCAACTACCAAAATAATGCAAGTAGGTGAGTTGTACACAATCATAGCTAATTTAAGTGATGCGGGCGAttaccagaaacattttttttttgccgaAGGAGGGGACTGCCCCATTTATACAGGAATATTTTGGAGGGATTATACGCTGGTAACAATCTCCATTGAGTTATTGATATCATTTAAGGGGTGCTGGTTACCCCTTGACAAATTGCTATGGGGTGCGTACATGCTAAAAGAggttaaccccccccccccaatcgccCTGCCGAAATGAATGATGAAACACTACAATTTACGATTTTAGGGGATGTATTTTGTATACACAGGCTGCAGTCGTCTGGTAATTTTTACCGAAATCAGTACAACTATCGGACAAAATAGCCCAAAGCTACATATCAAACCTGgactttggtcaaaattttcattACGTTTGGGAAAAAACCCTCATAAAACGTCTTATTTatttaaagaaaatgaaaaataacaataaaagtcTATATACTTACGTCtgcttggcggccattttgcctTTTGGTGAGTTCCTACCCCAGTAACCCTGCTCTGGAGGCAGGACAAGCCCGGGTTAGGTTGAAAGGTCAAATGACGTAATTTACGTCATCGGAGTAGCAACTCGGAACCGTTCGATTGCAACTCTAGCTACCCGGGTAGCTACTCGGGTCACAATCGAACTCGGCCtattagtctggttccctgacccatttccccggtagaagGGGTGGGGAAATaaagggtcaggtaccggctaatgtaaacatggacgctattgggttaaaataaaacaagctgtgattggataaaagtaacacttgtaactttttctcatgtttcttgggtttcgcactttcaggctcacttgacaccaacttcttgtttgtaccacaaagccgtggaggtagaaagaaagactttttacctccatgatttagccactgtgatttagcacacctcttgatacttttagaacgtcgacatgatgcctggcatttttcatgaaattcggacaccattctatccatcgaaatcaatcgttcacagttccaacaaagtttgctttaaattagctgtgatatcgcagcagtacttatggcgtgtatcgaacgtgctcgagccattggggtcacgccacagtcggtgATGACCTTAATAATGACAGTTACTATTGTAAAGTTAATGAttgcacaatacgtcccttgttaaacacaaaagatagtaatcatggtaaaatttgaaaatttatgtcaaacttttttacacataacagaaaatctatacctacagggtctgacatcgtgtacgtgaactgttatcagagggtaaaccggtcatactggtacaaacaaagtaacgattaattctattttatcctttatgatTATTACTTatcatgaatcgatacaaataacattctTAATCTCAagcctggcgcgacaccaagggctgagccctacaTATAATATTAACCTGTCCTGGGGCGAGTTGTCCTTTAATGCCGTTCCTGGTGACCTGAATGACCCACATTAGTCAACAACTGATGATAAAATGAAATGTCGACCTGCAGCGCTTCTATAAAGTAAATATGTTTTATCTCCTTGCCTAGATCCCATTGAATAGAGCACTTGGGAGCCTCGCACCAGGCACCGTCAACTTTGACACACAGAGAATTACTAGCAGAAAAGTATGGTCTGTATTGTGTGTGTGCTCTGCAATACTAGAAATTTAAACACAGGAGCTTGTGGAGGCAATGTGTAAAAAACATAATATTTAATTTACTCTTTATCTTTTGCCAGGATTATTCCAAATCTGCTTTGCGTCAGAATTACCTTGATGATATGGATCCTACTGATCTTCTGAAACGATTTTAAAACTTGCAACATTATCGTCCATTACATTTATAGAATCGTGAAGTTATAGCAGGCGAAACGCGTGGACATCACGAAGTCTACTGGGTATACAATGATACAATATTAAACAGTCACTGTGATTTTTTATGAGGGAAAATTTGAATCCTTTGAAGCATTGTACATACAAGTCATAAATGTGAGCGTCATGTTGACTTCATGTTGTTTAACAGATCAACCTGAAAGAGGGTGAATGGCTGAGTGGGCACGTATGACCATGCCGTCCTCCAGGGGACGCGTGATAAGATAGTTTACTCAGATAAATCTGCTTGCCAATGACTAATCAATCAATTAAACGACGTGACGGTTTCAAAGACCAGTGTATGCTTGTATAcctgtttgaaaattttgaaggtAAACTTTCTTCTCGAAAGTCTTGGGGCCAAATTAATATGTTGCAAACAGATTGGTGGTTACACCTCCTTAAGCTTTAAATTTTCATTCAGGTCAGCGTAGACATGGCTTCTGTTGATCTATGAGCTTATTGATCGTTCATACCACCTAAGTTCGTAGATCTTCAGGCAGGTTTAGGCCATAATAGTTGAGCTGTCAATGTTACCATCTTAGTAACACAGATATTTCAAGGCACCCAAGGTtgattcaaacaattgaaaTTGGGAATGAATCGATGATTCGGCACTGCATGCACATGCCTGTCAGCTTTCTTTGATGGATCTCCTCAATCACTTGCAACCTCCTAAGTGACTTtaaggtataattttatttgtagaaataccccc
This window harbors:
- the LOC139127366 gene encoding uncharacterized protein, with the translated sequence MAAKQTVEIRILQPNSSESRSVRVEKEIADLITSPTLDANTKQAIINQLIRSKDGPSEQLEPREEQMQNEKKKSEHVTEKQGTPMMPENQLANQQVVKEKETDEPQPKLTSPPTSSARGNDKVHIWTEREETLLVSLRADLDDKFKSAVRHDSLWQSVVSDMAKHDVIISKTQAKDKWKNLKKAFMEFVDGRKKTGTQTRTCRHYERFSVLYGHREGTNPTVTIDSDALSSDSSGTIPETRSKPDQPTKKRKARLDRMSMQDRLFTVVSKMEDKNDELLSLMQQQHDQKMQRMDRMLDLYEKSINNNK